Proteins encoded in a region of the Tripterygium wilfordii isolate XIE 37 chromosome 21, ASM1340144v1, whole genome shotgun sequence genome:
- the LOC119989947 gene encoding disease resistance protein At4g27190-like encodes MTFSSALSAMETAAVIIVEAFKSGIIFFTSKITTCVKLNGNINDLHNELQKLAEKKNEIEDDVRLGSAEGKYPTAQVNGWLKKVQEIEREVQPLLEEGSFVAVSRCSADPTMCRRYQLSKKVAEKCEEVKQLLVESCSFQTVVVERKSPIKAIEKLPAQSLAGQEEAQQKIVQLMELLKDDSVKRIAVWGMGGIGKTTLVKNLNNFMESSSLMESFDLVIWVTVSKESDTRRLQSQIAERLHLEFDSGESIQVRAKRLHRRLMMKKKLLIIFDDVWEKIDLDSIGIPQGDEQAVCKIIVTTRNLDVCRQMMTNADIKLDLLNDEAAWNLFAENAGDVVQSEGINPLAKAIASECCGLPLAITTMGKSMRNKTMIELWRNALWQLQNSTPHVGSFEKDVYLPLKLSYNSLPSKLHQLCFLYCSLYPESFSIETSELIQCWIADGLIDEHQTLEESFNHGIALIENLKDSCMLEEGEGDGTVKMHDILRDLARWMSKESGFFCQSGISLLEIPQTLQKSFTRISFMNNKIGRLPGQLLGYSELTTLLLQGNPLKKIPENFFREVMQLKILNLSCTLITSLPPSLLYLVELRALLLRNCCSLETLPPLGALEKLEMLDLYGTPLQELPEDMCRLSNLRELNLSCTYQLKNIEAGTILGLTSLETLKMSFSAYKWDGRSNVAEKRATFDELLSLERLSALHITLDTVDHLTLDSAWLQRLKKFNIQIRPSSSNSNNLSTQQDEKRLVLKGVDLMGRGFGGLLSNATAIDLVICGGIKELSELDAMNKLCGLPELKSLAISSCLCFRSLVSGDKILENMLPNLEFLTLSRLRNLENIVEGVVSKGGCLSRLKIIEVVNCPRLRNVISFAMLQQLQNLEEIKVGDCRRMKSLIAGKASDAVLQRLRVIEMRNMVNLRTICSRSRTAWQNLERIEVSNCPKLMTLPLSASNAETIGEIKGDMQWWNNLEWEDDKSRNILQRRFIASGVSNALKRQERPEEIGKSSWQAFFRDRFQSPIRW; translated from the exons ATGACATTTTCTTCCGCTCTCTCTGCCATGGAAACCGCGGCAGTGATCATAGTTGAAGCCTTTAAATCTGgaatcatcttcttcacttCAAAGATCACCACCTGTGTAAAGTTGAATGGCAACATCAACGATCTCCACAATGAATTACAGAAACTCGCtgagaaaaagaatgaaatagAAGATGATGTTAGATTAGGGAGTGCAGAAGGGAAGTACCCAACAGCACAAGTTAATGGTTGGCTCAAAAAGGTTCAGGAGATCGAGCGTGAAGTGCAGCCGCTGCTGGAAGAAGGTAGTTTCGTTGCTGTCAGTCGGTGCAGTGCAGATCCAACGATGTGTCGTCGTTACCAACTAAGCAAAAAAGTGGCTGAGAAGTGTGAAGAAGTGAAACAACTATTGGTAGAGTCATGTAGCTTTCAAACTGTGGTGGTTGAAAGGAAGTCTCCGATAAAAGCCATTGAGAAACTTCCAGCACAGTCTCTTGCAGGTCAAGAAGAAGCACAGCAGAAGATAGTGCAGCTTATGGAGCTCTTGAAAGATGATAGTGTCAAAAGGATTGCTGTTTGGGGAATGGGAGGGATTGGGAAGACAACTTTAGTAAAAAACTTGAACAATTTCATGGAGTCCTCTTCTTTGATGGAGTCATTTGATTTAGTCATCTGGGTTACAGTTTCAAAGGAGTCTGATACGAGGAGGCTTCAGTCTCAAATCGCTGAGAGGTTGCATTTGGAATTCGATTCAGGAGAAAGCATACAAGTGAGGGCGAAGAGGCTTCACCGACgattgatgatgaaaaagaagctACTCATCATTTTTGATGATGTTTGGGAGAAGATTGACTTGGATTCTATCGGAATTCCACAAGGCGATGAACAAGCAGTCTGTAAGATCATAGTGACTACCCGGAATCTTGACGTGTGCAGGCAAATGATGACCAATGCAGACATCAAGCTGGACCTACTAAACGATGAAGCAGCGTGGAACTTGTTTGCGGAAAATGCAGGGGATGTGGTTCAGTCGGAAGGAATAAATCCACTGGCGAAAGCGATCGCTAGTGAATGCTGCGGTCTGCCATTGGCGATCACAACAATGGGAAAGTCCATGAGAAACAAAACCATGATCGAGTTGTGGAGGAATGCACTTTGGCAGTTGCAGAATTCAACACCTCATGTTGGGAGCTTTGAGAAGGATGTCTATCTGCCTTTGAAGTTGAGTTATAATTCTCTACCAAGTAAGCTTCATCAGTTATGCTTCTTATATTGTTCCTTATACCCCGAAAGCTTCTCTATCGAAACTAGTGAACTAATACAATGCTGGATAGCTGATGGACTCATCGATGAACATCAAACTTTAGAGGAATCATTCAATCATGGAATTGCTTTAATCGAAAACTTGAAAGACTCTTGCATGCTTGAGGAAGGTGAAGGTGATGGAACCGTAAAGATGCATGATATTCTGAGAGATTTAGCAAGATGGATGTCAAAAGAAAGCGGGTTCTTCTGTCAATCTGGTATTTCCTTGCTTGAAATCCCACAGACGCTGCAGAAATCTTTTACCAGAATTTCATTCATGAACAACAAGATAGGGAGGTTACCAGGCCAATTATTGGGATATTCTGAGCTCACCACTTTGCTTCTTCAAGGTAATCCTCTGAAGAAAATCCCAGAAAACTTCTTTCGAGAAGTTATGCAACTTAAAATCCTCAATTTAAGTTGCACTCTCATAACTTCCTTGCCCCCTtctttactttatttagtggAGCTTCGAGCTCTTCTGCTGCGGAACTGTTGTTCTCTAGAAACATTGCCACCGCTTGGAGCACTTGAAAAGCTTGAAATGCTTGATCTCTATGGCACTCCACTTCAGGAATTACCGGAAGACATGTGCAGGCTTAGTAATCTGAGAGAACTAAACTTATCCTGCACATACCAGTTGAAAAACATTGAAGCAGGAACCATATTGGGACTAACTAGTCTTGAGACCTTGAAGATGTCTTTCAGTGCTTATAAGTGGGATGGAAGAAGTAATGTAGCAGAAAAAAGAGCAACATTCGATGAGTTGTTGTCGTTAGAGCGACTTTCGGCCCTCCATATAACACTCGATACAGTTGATCATCTTACTTTAGATTCTGCGTGGCTGCAACGACTCAAGAAGTTCAACATACAAATCAGGCCAAGCAGCAGTAATTCAAACAATCTATCGACTCAACAAGACGAGAAAAGGCTTGTTCTCAAAGGGGTTGACTTGATGGGAAGAGGGTTTGGAGGATTATTGTCCAATGCAACTGCCATAGACCTTGTAATATGTGGGGGAATTAAGGAGTTATCTGAACTAGACGCCATGAACAAGTTGTGTGGCCTACCAGAGCTAAAGTCGCTTGCGATATCAAGTTGTTTGTGCTTCAGAAGTTTAGTAAGTGGTGATAAGATCCTGGAAAACATGTTACCAAATCTCGAGTTCTTGACACTCAGTCGCTTGAGAAACCTCGAAAACATTGTGGAAGGCGTGGTCTCTAAAGGAGGATGCCTTTCCAGGTTAAAGATTATAGAAGTAGTGAACTGTCCAAGACTGAGGAATGTAATCTCATTTGCTATGCTCCAGCAGCTGCAAAACCTTGAAGAAATTAAGGTCGGTGACTGTCGGAGAATGAAAAGCCTTATTGCAGGTAAGGCGTCGGATGCAGTCCTCCAGAGGTTAAGAGTCATAGAGATGAGGAATATGGTCAATTTGAGGACTATTTGTTCAAGAAGCAGAACAGCTTGGCAGAATTTGGAGAGGATTGAAGTGAGTAACTGTCCTAAGTTGATGACACTGCCTCTATCAGCAAGCAATGCAGAAACCATTGGAGAAATAAAGGGAGATATGCAATGGTGGAATAATCTTGAGTGGGAAGATGATAAGAGTAGAAACATTCTTCAGCGTCGATTCATAGCATCCGGTGTCTCGAATGCACTGAAAAGACAAGAGAG GCCTGAAGAAATTGGGAAGAGTAGTTGGCAAGCATTTTTCAGGGATAGATTCCAATCACCGATTCGCTGGTAG
- the LOC119990209 gene encoding transcription factor ILR3-like, which translates to MVSHENTNWLSDFGFIDDIPVPGFNWPVQALNGSSNNGGVEIDCTFGDADANKEPNSKKRDRSESCGASSSKACREKLRRDRLNDKFMELGSILESGRPPKTDKAAILIDAVRMVTQLRREAQNLKDSNSNLQEKIKELKAEKNELRDEKQRLKAEKEKLEQQLKTMNTQPSFMPPPPAIPAAFAVQGQAPGNKLMPFIGYPGVAMWQFMPPAAVDTSQDHVLRPPVA; encoded by the exons ATGGTCTCCCATGAGAATACAAATTGGCTCTCGGATTTCGGGTTTATTGACGATATCCCTGTTCCGGGCTTCAATTGGCCCGTACAGGCCCTCAATGGCTCCTCTAACAATGGCGG CGTGGAAATCGATTGCACTTTTGGGGATGCGGATGCAAATAAGGAACCCAACTCAAAGAAGAG GGATAGATCTGAATCATGTGGTGCGTCTAGCTCCAAAGCATGCCGGGAGAAGCTCCGGAGGGATAGACTAAATGACAA GTTTATGGAATTGGGCTCTATTCTGGAGTCTGGTAGGCCTCCCAAAACTGACAAGGCTGCTATTTTGATTGATGCTGTCCGAATGGTAACTCAACTACGGCGTGAAGCCCAGAATTTGAAGGACTCAAATTCGAATCTCCAGGAGAAGATTAAAGAATTGAAG GCTGAGAAGAATGAGCTTCGTGATGAGAAACAGAGACTAAAGGCAGAGAAAGAGAAGCTAGAGCAGCAGCTGAAGACTATGAATACACAACCTAGTTTCATGCCACCCCCTCCAGCAATCCCTGCTGCATTTGCTGTTCAAGGCCAAGCTCCTGGCAACAAATTGATGCCTTTTATAGGCTATCCAGGAGTTGCAATGTGGCAATTCATGCCACCTGCTGCGGTGGATACCTCGCAAGATCATGTATTGCGCCCGCCAGTCGCGTAA
- the LOC119988569 gene encoding DNA-directed RNA polymerases II, IV and V subunit 8B-like: MSNIILFEDIFVADKLDPDGKKFAKVTRIEARSENCDMFMLLDVIAEIYPMRKGERFTMALADTLNLDGTPETGYYAQGGKKTVADKYEYIMHGKLYKITEKNSGKVIRKELYVSYGGLLMRLKGDPSHFARFKLDQSLFLLIRKL, translated from the exons ATGTCCAACATAATTCTTTTTGAGGATATTTTTGTTGCGGACAAGTTAGATCCAGATGGTAAAAAGTTTGCTAAAG TTACTCGAATTGAAGCCCGTAGCGAGAACTGTGACATGTTCATGCTCCTAGATGTAATTGCGGAGATATATCCAATGAGGAAAGGAGAAAGGTTTACAATGGCATTAGCTGACACATTGAATTTGGACGGAACGCCTGAAACTGGCTATTATGCTCAG GGAGGAAAGAAAACAGTTGCAGACAAGTACGAATACATCATGCATGGAAAACTATACAAGATCACTGAGAAAAATTCTGGCAAAGTGATTAGGAA GGAGCTATATGTTTCATATGGTGGACTTCTAATGAGGCTTAAGGGGGATCCTTCTCATTTCGCTCGGTTCAAGCTTGATCAGAGCCTTTTTCTCCTCATAAGGAAGTTGTAA